The following coding sequences are from one Oncorhynchus clarkii lewisi isolate Uvic-CL-2024 chromosome 20, UVic_Ocla_1.0, whole genome shotgun sequence window:
- the LOC139377040 gene encoding sericin-1-like: MGPEWTGDSGSAGVKDGTGQSGDSGSSGVKGNSGIAGVTDSSGSSWLTDGSGQTGGSGGSGQTGQTGDSGGSGQTENSGSTGQTGDSGSSGQTGDSGSAGEEGSDSTGQAGAPVERRRRDSLVRRAATGGLVRGGGTG, encoded by the exons atgggtcccgaatggacgggagattccggcagcgccggagtgaaggacgGCACCGGACAGTCGGGAGACTCCGGGAGCTCCGGCGTGAAGGGCAATTCTGGCATCGCCGGCGTGACagacagctctggcagctcctggctgactgacggctcaggacagactggcggctctggcggctcaggacagactg gacagacgggagactctggcggctcaggacagacggaaaACTCTGGCAGcacaggacagacgggagactctggcagctcaggacagacgggagactctggcagcgctggagaggaaggctctgacagcactggacaggcgggagcacctgtagagAGAAGAcgaagagacagcctggtgcggagggctgccaccggagggctggtgcgtggaggtggcactggatag